A single region of the Streptococcus macedonicus ACA-DC 198 genome encodes:
- a CDS encoding NUDIX family hydrolase — MVNKLIVHSLIKYHEKYLVIKRVATSNDRNNVYPFYWDIPGGSVESEELPKATAIRECLEEVGLQIKIDDIIHEDSNLDNGIVYTRLVYDAHLPKNKEIIVTLNPEEHTDYRWISDLNDLDGEKIVPYLVEILESQ; from the coding sequence ATGGTAAATAAACTAATTGTGCACAGTTTAATAAAATATCACGAAAAATACTTAGTGATAAAACGCGTTGCCACAAGCAATGATAGAAATAATGTTTATCCGTTTTACTGGGATATTCCTGGTGGTAGTGTTGAGAGTGAGGAGTTGCCGAAAGCTACTGCTATCAGAGAGTGTCTTGAAGAAGTAGGACTTCAGATCAAAATAGATGATATTATTCATGAAGATAGTAATTTAGATAATGGTATTGTATACACTAGATTAGTTTATGATGCTCATCTTCCTAAGAATAAGGAAATAATTGTTACATTAAATCCCGAAGAACATACTGACTATCGTTGGATAAGTGATTTGAATGATTTGGATGGAGAAAAAATTGTTCCTTATCTGGTAGAAATTTTGGAAAGTCAATAG